A window of Calliopsis andreniformis isolate RMS-2024a chromosome 3, iyCalAndr_principal, whole genome shotgun sequence contains these coding sequences:
- the L(2)k09848 gene encoding WD repeat domain 74 lethal (2) k09848: MDSKDNFDIYVGGKSGVFKGVKITDKKCHMENIQNLVTVTANDEVTTMSWSDLEENEILIGCGRKEIRSVKVYDTDCSTFTCSFFCNVGTGMISGISRYDEAILTAVQSGEVKLWKFEEENGILINAGENLDRMRHSKTNKNIIATGGKEHALKLYDLETQKQKFEAKNVPHDWLQLRVPVWISDIDFFPSTEQIVTVGKYGHIRLYDPKAQRRPVVNVEEKNEAWTTLSLTPKEKQIIVGSGKGKMNLVDLRNPGRILNTYKGFEGGVTGIACSTIEPYVVSVSLDRHLRIHHIDTKILLKKVYLTSRISCVLLRSGFSLVADSEMNEDESLWVF; this comes from the exons atggATTCGAAAGACAACTTTGATATTTATGTTGGTGGTAAATCCGGTGTTTTCAAAG GTGTGAAAATAACTGACAAAAAATGTCATATGGAAAACATACAAAATTTGGTAACTGTAACAGCTAACGATGAAGTTACGACAATGTCATGGAGTGATCTcgaagaaaatgaaattttaattgGTTGTGGAAGGAAAGAGATTAGGAG TGTCAAAGTTTATGATACAGACTGTTCAACATTTACGTGTTCCTTCTTTTGTAATGTCGGGACAGGAATGATTAGTGGCATATCCAGATATGACGA GGCAATTTTAACTGCAGTTCAATCTGGAGAAGTAAAACTATGGAAATTTGAAGAGGAAAATGGAATCCTAATAAATGCAGGGGAAAATCTGGATAGAATGCGTCAttccaaaacaaataaaaatattatagctACTGGAGGCAAAGAACATGCTTTAAAATTGTATGACTTAGAAACACAAAAACAAAAATTTGAAGCCAAGAATGTACCACACGATTGGCTACAATTAAGAGTTCCTGTTTGGATATCTGACATAGATTTCTTTCCTAGTACAGAGCAGATTGTAACAGTTGGCAAATATGGACAT ATACGATTATATGATCCAAAAGCTCAAAGGAGGCCTGTTGTAAATGTAGAAGAAAAAAATGAAGCATGGACTACATTAAGTTTAACACCAAAAGAaaa ACAAATTATAGTAGGTTCTGGCAAAGGTAAAATGAACCTAGTGGATTTGAGGAACCCAGGTCGAATACTAAATACATACAAAGGATTTGAGGGTGGTGTAACTGGTATAGCTTGTAGCACAATTGAACCTTATGTTGTCAGCGTTAGTTTAGATAGGCATTTAAGAATACATCACATTGATacaaaaattttgttaaaaaag GTTTATTTAACATCAAGAATATCATGTGTATTATTACGTTCAGGATTTTCATTAGTAGCAGATAGTGAAATGAATGAAGATGAAAGTTTGTGGGTCTTTTAA
- the LOC143177120 gene encoding sodium channel protein Nach isoform X3: MVISMLVSINDLWQRAVTVCDLNRVSLKLTRELVEKLKLPSTMSKEFIIQEMSLLNELLYPGRYEGNLRNNLSRLQNIFDTNDLPITTVINSVTRSCTNFLEACKWQAEEAECSTMFQTSISHEGMCCSFNYITHERILENPNIKPYKMTSCGYQSGLNVLLNLEPGDYHASSIGSVGVKVMLHDPYDYPDYDTASRLISNNEYSFLTVHPEETYATDSVRELPVSARPCIFADEEDTISDNEEKGDFTFAKYSFRNCMVQCRSAVIKAKCGCIPFYYPQNNTRICNLRDIECLKKFKYWYTSSWPGTDMSPRTLSFLRVNVEHRPCGCRPDCNFYRYTVENSIGNLNKYIYYDGLQYTNHPRGKVWKDQSIMHVFFGDLVSIQYRRDVHYTWRHTFATFGGLLGLFAGFSLMSVFEFIYFFLIRLVKDTCLNQRNTEIVR; the protein is encoded by the exons ATGGTTATAAGTATGTTGGTGAGCATCAACGATCTATGGCAGAGAG CGGTGACCGTGTGCGACCTCAATCGCGTGTCTCTCAAGTTGACGCGAGAATTGGTTGAAAAATT AAAGCTCCCATCGACTATGTCGAAAGAATTTATCATTCAAGAGATGAGCCTGCTGAACGAGTTACTATACCCCGGAAGATATGAGGGAAATCTTCGAAACAATTTGTCGCGACTGCAGAATATCTTCGACACAAACGACTTGCCGATAACGACGGTTATAAATTCA GTAACGAGGAGCTGTACAAATTTCCTGGAAGCGTGCAAGTGGCAAGCTGAGGAAGCAGAATGCAGCACAATGTTTCAGACGAGCATTTCCCACGAAGGGATGTGTTGCAGCTTCAATTATATTACTCACGAGCGAATCCTCGAAAATCCAAA TATTAAACCTTACAAAATGACTTCTTGCGGATATCAAAGTGGACTGAACGTTTTGTTAAATTTGGAACCTGGCGATTACCATGCCAGTAGCATTGGATCTGTGGGAGTTAAG GTCATGCTGCACGATCCTTACGATTATCCAGACTATGACACGGCCTCTAGATTAATATCCAACAACGAATATTCGTTTTTAACTGTTCATCCAGAAGAGACCTACGCAACGGATAGCGTTAGAGAATTGCCAGTGTCTGCAAGACCGTGTATATTCGCTGATGAAGAAGATACCATAAGTGATAACGAGGAAAAGGGAGATTTTACCTTTGCTAAGTATTCATTCAGAAACTGCATGGTACAGTGTCGAAGCGCTGTGATTAAGGCGAAATGTGGATGTATTCCTTTTTATTATCCACAGAATA ATACCAGGATATGCAATTTGAGGGACATTGAATGTTTAAAAAAGTTTAAAT aTTGGTATACATCTTCTTGGCCAGGAACAGATATGTCACCTAGAACACTGTCTTTTCTGCgagtgaatgttgaacataggcCTTGCGGATGTAGACCTGATTGTAATTTTTAtcgttatacggttgaaaattcAATTGGCAATCTTAATAAATACATTTATTATGATGgccttcaatatacaaatcatcCCAG AGGTAAAGTTTGGAAAGATCAGAGCATAATGCATGTATTTTTTGGAGATTTAGTATCGATTCAATATCGACGAGACGTGCATTATACTTGGCGCCATACGTTTG cgACATTTGGCGGGCTTTTGGGATTATTTGCTGGTTTCAGTCTTATGTCAGtttttgaatttatttatttttttctcatTCGCCTTGTAAAAGACACGTGTTTAAACCAGAGAAATACAGAAATTGTAAGGTAa
- the LOC143177120 gene encoding sodium channel protein Nach isoform X2, with the protein MVISMLVSINDLWQRAVTVCDLNRVSLKLTRELVEKLKLPSTMSKEFIIQEMSLLNELLYPGRYEGNLRNNLSRLQNIFDTNDLPITTVINSVTRSCTNFLEACKWQAEEAECSTMFQTSISHEGMCCSFNYITHERILENPNIKPYKMTSCGYQSGLNVLLNLEPGDYHASSIGSVGVKVMLHDPYDYPDYDTASRLISNNEYSFLTVHPEETYATDSVRELPVSARPCIFADEEDTISDNEEKGDFTFAKYSFRNCMVQCRSAVIKAKCGCIPFYYPQNNTRICNLRDIECLKKFKYWYTSSWPGTDMSPRTLSFLRVNVEHRPCGCRPDCNFYRYTVENSIGNLNKYIYYDGLQYTNHPSRGKVWKDQSIMHVFFGDLVSIQYRRDVHYTWRHTFATFGGLLGLFAGFSLMSVFEFIYFFLIRLVKDTCLNQRNTEIVR; encoded by the exons ATGGTTATAAGTATGTTGGTGAGCATCAACGATCTATGGCAGAGAG CGGTGACCGTGTGCGACCTCAATCGCGTGTCTCTCAAGTTGACGCGAGAATTGGTTGAAAAATT AAAGCTCCCATCGACTATGTCGAAAGAATTTATCATTCAAGAGATGAGCCTGCTGAACGAGTTACTATACCCCGGAAGATATGAGGGAAATCTTCGAAACAATTTGTCGCGACTGCAGAATATCTTCGACACAAACGACTTGCCGATAACGACGGTTATAAATTCA GTAACGAGGAGCTGTACAAATTTCCTGGAAGCGTGCAAGTGGCAAGCTGAGGAAGCAGAATGCAGCACAATGTTTCAGACGAGCATTTCCCACGAAGGGATGTGTTGCAGCTTCAATTATATTACTCACGAGCGAATCCTCGAAAATCCAAA TATTAAACCTTACAAAATGACTTCTTGCGGATATCAAAGTGGACTGAACGTTTTGTTAAATTTGGAACCTGGCGATTACCATGCCAGTAGCATTGGATCTGTGGGAGTTAAG GTCATGCTGCACGATCCTTACGATTATCCAGACTATGACACGGCCTCTAGATTAATATCCAACAACGAATATTCGTTTTTAACTGTTCATCCAGAAGAGACCTACGCAACGGATAGCGTTAGAGAATTGCCAGTGTCTGCAAGACCGTGTATATTCGCTGATGAAGAAGATACCATAAGTGATAACGAGGAAAAGGGAGATTTTACCTTTGCTAAGTATTCATTCAGAAACTGCATGGTACAGTGTCGAAGCGCTGTGATTAAGGCGAAATGTGGATGTATTCCTTTTTATTATCCACAGAATA ATACCAGGATATGCAATTTGAGGGACATTGAATGTTTAAAAAAGTTTAAAT aTTGGTATACATCTTCTTGGCCAGGAACAGATATGTCACCTAGAACACTGTCTTTTCTGCgagtgaatgttgaacataggcCTTGCGGATGTAGACCTGATTGTAATTTTTAtcgttatacggttgaaaattcAATTGGCAATCTTAATAAATACATTTATTATGATGgccttcaatatacaaatcatcCCAG CAGAGGTAAAGTTTGGAAAGATCAGAGCATAATGCATGTATTTTTTGGAGATTTAGTATCGATTCAATATCGACGAGACGTGCATTATACTTGGCGCCATACGTTTG cgACATTTGGCGGGCTTTTGGGATTATTTGCTGGTTTCAGTCTTATGTCAGtttttgaatttatttatttttttctcatTCGCCTTGTAAAAGACACGTGTTTAAACCAGAGAAATACAGAAATTGTAAGGTAa
- the Dredd gene encoding caspase-8 Dredd: MVLSSDAAPCTCVTNPVFQENINKDILPKIEDDLDIDEKISILFLMLDDYTHGFKEVSDLLQKYEEERFYILVNFVDHHSRNWESKLLEALCVIQNRQIIRKLGLSFHDLELLYFPKNKLCSRYLNPIAKCLYLLCEELIENDKNLLLQRVKSDLSDYDKNVKDTDYLELHMLYWIQQRYISIQKGDKVNLKNLLKHLKSFDNLELIYEDLKKHEDHQNVLDIQTASSGMSHLQVFSGTEEVEATENVQELNIQRLKKGLCIIISQMFFSGQKFETRFGTLADRTKLAETFQGFGFTVKILNNLKKDEMLQMLENIPKDFGTDYDCIFICILSHGCKGGIISSDEQEVSIEAIEHQICCEQLKDVIKIVIIQACQGEVKGQINDVLTTDGPSNYNVSNILAYRNFCIFMSTMQGFVSVRHKAEGSWFIQEFCNILQHGGKKITFLHATTKIIQSVTQKKGKVNGINSVAQLPELRSCRLLTDFWLPEYQHNS, from the exons atggtTTTGTCAAGCGACGCAGCACCGTGTACTTGTGTAACAAATCCTGTATTTCAAGAAAACATAAACAAAGATATTTTACCCAAGATAGAAGATGACCTTGATATTGACGAGAAgatatctattttgtttttgaTGCTAGATGATTATACGCATGGCTTTAAAGAAGTTAGTGATCTACTGCAAAAGTATGAAGAGGAACGTTTTTATATACTTGTAAACTTTGTGGACCATCATTCAAGAAACTGGGAAAGTAAATTATTAGAGGCATTATGTGTTATACAAAATCGACAAATTATACGGAAACTGGGACTGTCGTTCCATGATTTGGAATTATTATATTTTCCTAAAAACAAATTATGCTCAAGGTATTTGAACCCAATTGCAAAATGTTTGTACTTATTATGTGAGGAGCTTATAGAGAATGACAAAAACTTGTTATTGCAACGTGTTAAGAGTGATTTGTCTGATTATGACAAAAATGTGAAGGATACAGATTATCTTGAATTGCACATGTTATACtggatacaacaaagatacatctCAATTCAGAAAG GTGACAAAGTAAATCTTAAAAATTTACTAAAACATTTAAAGAGCTTCGACAATTTGGAACTTATTTATGAAGATCTTAAAAAACATGAAGATCATCAGAATGTTTTGGATATTCAAACTGCAAGTTCAGGTATGTCTCACTTGCAAGTATTTTCTGGGACAGAAGAAGTAGAAGCAACAGAAAATGTTCAGGAACTAAACATTCAGAGATTGAAGAAAGGACTTTGCATTATCATAAGTCAAATGTTCTTTTCTGGTCAAAAA TTTGAAACAAGATTTGGAACCTTGGCTGACCGTACCAAGTTAGCAGAAACTTTTCAAGGCTTTGGTTTTACtgtgaaaatattaaataatttaaaaaaagatgaaATGCTTCAAATGTTGGAAAATATTCCAAAAGACTTTGGTACAGATTACGATTGCATATTTATATGCATATTAAGCCATGGATGTAAAG GAGGTATTATAAGTTCTGACGAGCAAGAAGTAAGTATTGAAGCAATTGAGCATCAAATTTGTTGCGAGCAATTAAAGGATGTCATAAAAATTGTTATAATACAAGCTTGTCAAGGAGAAGTAAAAG GTCAAATAAATGATGTTTTGACAACAGATGGCCCTAGTAACTATaatgtttcaaatattttgGCATAcagaaacttttgtatatttatgtcAACAATGCAAGGTTTTGTATCAGTTCGTCATAAAGCAGAAG gATCGTGGTTCATACAggaattttgtaatattttacaACATGGAGGGAAAAAGATAACTTTCTTGCATGCTACTACAAAAATAATTCAATCGGTGACACAAAAAAAAGGGAAAGTCAATGGAATAAATTCTGTTGCGCAGTTACCTGAATTGCGATCGTGTAGATTACTTACAGACTTTTGGTTGCCAGAATATCAACATAATTCGTAA
- the LOC143177120 gene encoding sodium channel protein Nach isoform X1, with product MAERIIWMVTAITSLCIAIVIIKFTYDYYSEHRISSVIKSTHHGIWNYPFPAVTVCDLNRVSLKLTRELVEKLKLPSTMSKEFIIQEMSLLNELLYPGRYEGNLRNNLSRLQNIFDTNDLPITTVINSVTRSCTNFLEACKWQAEEAECSTMFQTSISHEGMCCSFNYITHERILENPNIKPYKMTSCGYQSGLNVLLNLEPGDYHASSIGSVGVKVMLHDPYDYPDYDTASRLISNNEYSFLTVHPEETYATDSVRELPVSARPCIFADEEDTISDNEEKGDFTFAKYSFRNCMVQCRSAVIKAKCGCIPFYYPQNNTRICNLRDIECLKKFKYWYTSSWPGTDMSPRTLSFLRVNVEHRPCGCRPDCNFYRYTVENSIGNLNKYIYYDGLQYTNHPSRGKVWKDQSIMHVFFGDLVSIQYRRDVHYTWRHTFATFGGLLGLFAGFSLMSVFEFIYFFLIRLVKDTCLNQRNTEIVR from the exons ATGGCAGAGAG AATCATCTGGATGGTTACGGCGATCACGTCGCTTTGCATCGCAATTGTGATAATAAAATTTACTTATGATTATTACTCGGAACACCGCATCTCCTCCGTCATCAAATCAACTCATCACGGTATATGGAATTATCCATTTCCAGCGGTGACCGTGTGCGACCTCAATCGCGTGTCTCTCAAGTTGACGCGAGAATTGGTTGAAAAATT AAAGCTCCCATCGACTATGTCGAAAGAATTTATCATTCAAGAGATGAGCCTGCTGAACGAGTTACTATACCCCGGAAGATATGAGGGAAATCTTCGAAACAATTTGTCGCGACTGCAGAATATCTTCGACACAAACGACTTGCCGATAACGACGGTTATAAATTCA GTAACGAGGAGCTGTACAAATTTCCTGGAAGCGTGCAAGTGGCAAGCTGAGGAAGCAGAATGCAGCACAATGTTTCAGACGAGCATTTCCCACGAAGGGATGTGTTGCAGCTTCAATTATATTACTCACGAGCGAATCCTCGAAAATCCAAA TATTAAACCTTACAAAATGACTTCTTGCGGATATCAAAGTGGACTGAACGTTTTGTTAAATTTGGAACCTGGCGATTACCATGCCAGTAGCATTGGATCTGTGGGAGTTAAG GTCATGCTGCACGATCCTTACGATTATCCAGACTATGACACGGCCTCTAGATTAATATCCAACAACGAATATTCGTTTTTAACTGTTCATCCAGAAGAGACCTACGCAACGGATAGCGTTAGAGAATTGCCAGTGTCTGCAAGACCGTGTATATTCGCTGATGAAGAAGATACCATAAGTGATAACGAGGAAAAGGGAGATTTTACCTTTGCTAAGTATTCATTCAGAAACTGCATGGTACAGTGTCGAAGCGCTGTGATTAAGGCGAAATGTGGATGTATTCCTTTTTATTATCCACAGAATA ATACCAGGATATGCAATTTGAGGGACATTGAATGTTTAAAAAAGTTTAAAT aTTGGTATACATCTTCTTGGCCAGGAACAGATATGTCACCTAGAACACTGTCTTTTCTGCgagtgaatgttgaacataggcCTTGCGGATGTAGACCTGATTGTAATTTTTAtcgttatacggttgaaaattcAATTGGCAATCTTAATAAATACATTTATTATGATGgccttcaatatacaaatcatcCCAG CAGAGGTAAAGTTTGGAAAGATCAGAGCATAATGCATGTATTTTTTGGAGATTTAGTATCGATTCAATATCGACGAGACGTGCATTATACTTGGCGCCATACGTTTG cgACATTTGGCGGGCTTTTGGGATTATTTGCTGGTTTCAGTCTTATGTCAGtttttgaatttatttatttttttctcatTCGCCTTGTAAAAGACACGTGTTTAAACCAGAGAAATACAGAAATTGTAAGGTAa